The Carbonactinospora thermoautotrophica sequence GAGGAGGAACGCGCCCGCACCGCGGTCGAGCTGGCCCGCGCCGGCCGCGCGGTCGCGCTGATCGGATCGGGCGACGCGGGGGTGTACGCGATGGCGAGCCCGGCCCTGGACCTCGCCGACGAGGCGATCGACGTGGTCGGCGTGCCCGGCGTCACCGCCGCCGCGGCCGCCGCCAGCCTGCTCGGCGCGCCGCTCGGCCACGACCACGCCTACATCTCGCTGTCGGATCTGCACACCCCCTGGGCGGCGATCGAGCGCCGGATCCGGGCCGCGGCCGAGGGCGACTTCGTGGTCTGCTTCTACAACCCGCGCAGCCGGCAGCGGGACTGGCAGCTCGCCCGCGCCGTCGAGATCCTCGCCGCGCACCGCCCGCCCAAGACCCCCGTCGGGTACGTGCGCAACGCCACCCGGGAGGGGGAGCGGGTCGTGCTCACCACGCTCGCCGACTTCGACCCCGCCGAGGTCGACATGTACACGGTCGTGCTGGTCGGCAGCAGCAGCACCCGGATCGTGGCCGGCCGCATGGTGACCCCGAGGGGGTATCGGTGGTCGTGATCGGCGCCTGCCAGGGCTGCGGCGCGTGCCTGTTGACCTGCCCCGAGCACGCGATCCGGCCGGCGGGCGGGCGGCTGGTCGTGCGGCACGACCGGTGCACCGGTTGCGGTGAATGCGTCGAGGTGTGCCCGGTGGACGCGATCACGGAGGTGGACTGATGGCGCGCGCCATCCATCCGATCGAGCGGGAGTCGTACGCGATTCTGCGCTCCCGGGTCGACACCTCGGCCCTGCCGCCCTACACCCGGGCGGTGGTGGAGCGTGTCATCCACGCCAGCGCCGACCTTGCGTACCTGACCGACCTGGTGTGCGACGAGGCCGCGCTGGAGCGGGCTGTCCGGGCGCTGCGCGCGGGCGCCCCCGTGGTCGCCGACGTGGCGATGGTCGCCGCCGGGATCACCGCGCGCGAGGTGGTGTGCCGAATCAGCGACCCGCGCGCCCGCGAGCTGGCCCGCGCCCGCGGCATCACCCGGTCCGCGGCCGGGGTGCGGCTCGCCTACCAGGAGGTCGGCCCGGGCGCGGTGTGGGTGGTCGGCTGCGCGCCCACCGCCCTGTACGAGCTGATCGGCCTGGACGCCGATCCCGCCCTGGT is a genomic window containing:
- a CDS encoding precorrin-8X methylmutase; this translates as MARAIHPIERESYAILRSRVDTSALPPYTRAVVERVIHASADLAYLTDLVCDEAALERAVRALRAGAPVVADVAMVAAGITAREVVCRISDPRARELARARGITRSAAGVRLAYQEVGPGAVWVVGCAPTALYELIGLDADPALVIGLPVGFVGAAESKAALRSSGLPAVSNVSEKGGSAVAAAALNALLYLEESE
- a CDS encoding 4Fe-4S binding protein encodes the protein MVVIGACQGCGACLLTCPEHAIRPAGGRLVVRHDRCTGCGECVEVCPVDAITEVD